One genomic window of Candidatus Binatia bacterium includes the following:
- the rplQ gene encoding 50S ribosomal protein L17 gives MRHMKAGKRLGRSSAHRSALYRNLVAELIKRDRIETTDAKAKELRRIADRMVTLGKQGTLAARRRAVAFVGNRDAVSRLFDEVAPRFADRPGGYTRVTKLGVRRGDAAAMSVIEFTGSGEDLPAKKKPRRKPAAES, from the coding sequence ATGCGACACATGAAAGCTGGCAAGAGACTGGGTCGATCATCGGCCCACCGCTCTGCACTCTACCGAAATCTGGTGGCCGAACTCATCAAACGGGATCGGATCGAAACCACGGACGCCAAGGCGAAAGAGCTTCGTCGGATCGCCGATCGCATGGTGACGCTGGGCAAGCAGGGTACATTGGCCGCGCGCCGTCGGGCCGTGGCTTTTGTAGGTAACCGCGATGCCGTGAGCCGCCTTTTTGACGAAGTCGCGCCGCGATTTGCCGACCGACCGGGTGGTTATACCCGTGTCACGAAGTTGGGCGTACGCCGCGGGGACGCTGCGGCGATGTCGGTGATTGAGTTCACCGGTTCGGGTGAAGACCTTCCCGCCAAGAAGAAACCGCGACGCAAGCCGGCTGCTGAAAGCTGA
- a CDS encoding DNA-directed RNA polymerase subunit alpha, whose translation MNSYSLNWRELTKPQRLEADAKTMKDNYAKIECEPLERGFGTTLGNSLRRILLSSLRGAAITSVRFENTLHEFSTIDGVVEDVTDVILNLKEARFRLHDGAEHTSARINVSGEKAVTAGDIECGPELEILNPGHVIANLGKGAQLTVDLTIEAGRGYVPADRNKDDSAPVGTIAIDSIFSPIRKVNVNVTNARVGQRTDYDKLAMEIWTDGSVSPLDAIAYSARILQDQLNIFINFEEPVEAPVAVPEEVGSDLNENLFKTVDELELSVRSANCLQNADVRYIGELVQRTEAEMLKTKNFGRKSLNEIRELLTDMGLSLGMRLDNFPSRTELEQRRMALEGQS comes from the coding sequence TTGAACTCTTATTCACTGAATTGGCGAGAGCTGACCAAACCTCAGCGACTCGAAGCTGACGCGAAGACCATGAAAGACAACTACGCCAAGATCGAGTGCGAGCCGCTCGAGCGAGGCTTTGGTACGACTCTCGGGAATTCGCTCCGTCGGATTTTGCTGTCCTCACTTCGAGGAGCGGCGATCACATCGGTTCGCTTCGAAAATACCCTCCACGAATTCTCCACAATCGATGGAGTGGTCGAGGACGTCACCGATGTCATCCTGAACCTCAAGGAAGCTCGTTTCCGTCTTCATGATGGTGCCGAACATACCTCGGCGCGCATCAATGTGTCGGGGGAGAAGGCAGTCACCGCAGGCGATATCGAGTGCGGCCCTGAGTTGGAGATCCTCAACCCGGGCCATGTGATTGCCAACCTGGGCAAGGGTGCACAGCTCACGGTCGATCTCACCATCGAAGCGGGTCGAGGTTATGTGCCGGCTGACCGAAACAAGGACGATAGCGCTCCGGTGGGAACCATTGCCATCGACTCGATCTTCTCCCCGATCCGCAAGGTCAATGTGAATGTGACCAACGCTCGAGTGGGTCAGCGCACCGATTACGACAAGCTCGCCATGGAAATCTGGACGGATGGGAGCGTCAGCCCCCTGGACGCCATCGCCTACTCGGCACGCATCCTTCAGGACCAGCTCAATATCTTCATCAACTTCGAAGAGCCGGTCGAAGCGCCGGTGGCCGTGCCGGAAGAAGTCGGCTCGGATCTGAACGAGAACCTCTTCAAGACCGTCGACGAGTTGGAGCTTTCGGTCCGATCGGCCAATTGTCTCCAGAATGCCGACGTTCGTTATATCGGGGAATTGGTGCAGCGAACCGAAGCCGAGATGCTCAAGACCAAGAACTTCGGTCGTAAATCTCTCAACGAGATCCGCGAGCTTTTGACCGATATGGGATTGTCACTCGGGATGCGGTTGGACAACTTCCCGTCTCGGACGGAACTGGAACAGCGACGAATGGCCCTCGAGGGGCAGTCCTGA
- the rpsK gene encoding 30S ribosomal protein S11 codes for MSNPEDTPEAVTEEAPAPAAASEETAAASPATAAPKRKKGKRIVAEGVVHIHSTFNNTIVTITDTQGGAISWASAGSVGFKGSRKGTPFAAQLAAENAAKKASDQGMRSVQVLVNGPGGGREPALRSLQGAGFAITAIRDVTPIPHNGCRPPKRRRV; via the coding sequence ATGTCGAATCCGGAAGATACTCCGGAAGCAGTCACCGAAGAAGCACCCGCCCCGGCGGCCGCTTCGGAAGAGACCGCTGCTGCATCTCCAGCCACGGCTGCCCCCAAGCGCAAAAAGGGCAAGCGGATCGTGGCCGAAGGAGTGGTGCATATCCACTCCACTTTCAACAATACGATCGTCACCATCACCGATACGCAAGGTGGAGCGATCTCGTGGGCAAGTGCAGGTTCCGTGGGCTTCAAGGGCTCACGAAAGGGCACTCCCTTCGCAGCCCAGTTAGCTGCGGAGAATGCGGCCAAGAAAGCTTCGGATCAGGGTATGCGATCCGTCCAGGTCCTGGTGAACGGACCCGGTGGTGGTCGAGAGCCTGCTTTGCGTTCCTTGCAGGGCGCCGGGTTTGCCATCACGGCAATCCGCGATGTCACGCCTATTCCGCATAATGGTTGTCGCCCCCCCAAACGCAGACGCGTCTGA
- the rpsM gene encoding 30S ribosomal protein S13: protein MARIAGVDLPHNKRAEIALTYIYGVGRTSAQQICDEAGVDRSKNSDALSEEDLQSIRSVIDETYKVEGDLRREVTLNIKRYVELGCYRGLRHRRGLPARGQRTSTNARTRKGPRRAIAGKKQAPSKG, encoded by the coding sequence ATGGCACGTATTGCAGGAGTGGATCTTCCGCATAACAAGAGAGCAGAAATTGCTCTCACTTATATCTACGGGGTTGGTCGGACGAGCGCGCAGCAGATCTGCGACGAGGCCGGCGTGGATCGTAGCAAGAATTCGGACGCTTTGAGCGAAGAAGACCTCCAGAGTATCCGCAGCGTCATTGACGAGACCTACAAGGTCGAAGGCGACCTTCGTCGTGAAGTGACACTGAACATTAAAAGGTACGTTGAACTCGGTTGCTACCGTGGTTTGCGGCATCGACGCGGGCTGCCCGCGCGCGGCCAGCGCACCTCGACCAATGCAAGAACCCGCAAGGGACCGCGCCGTGCGATTGCCGGCAAGAAGCAGGCGCCCTCGAAGGGCTGA
- the rpmJ gene encoding 50S ribosomal protein L36, translating to MKVRASVKKICPKCKVIRRQGIVRVICENPRHKQRQG from the coding sequence TTGAAGGTTCGAGCATCAGTCAAGAAGATCTGTCCCAAATGCAAGGTCATTCGGAGGCAGGGAATCGTTCGGGTGATTTGCGAGAACCCGCGTCACAAGCAGCGTCAGGGTTAG
- the infA gene encoding translation initiation factor IF-1 translates to MPRGEAIEVNGTVQEALPNAMFRVTLENDHKIIAHISGKMRKHYIKILPGDKVTVELSPYDLSRGRITYRAK, encoded by the coding sequence TTGCCCAGAGGCGAAGCGATTGAGGTTAACGGGACCGTGCAGGAGGCGCTGCCAAATGCCATGTTCCGTGTAACGCTCGAAAACGATCATAAGATTATTGCCCATATTTCGGGCAAAATGCGTAAACATTACATCAAGATTCTTCCTGGTGACAAAGTTACGGTGGAGCTTTCCCCCTATGACTTGAGCCGAGGTCGAATTACGTATCGAGCGAAATGA
- the map gene encoding type I methionyl aminopeptidase: MIVLRRQEEVEVIRSACRTVGEILQRLREEVRPGISTGELDRLAEAWTKKAGAEPAFKGYTVGGKTYPSTLCVSINEEVVHGMPSDQRILQDGDIVGLDFGVIRGGYYGDGAITIPVGKVTSEADDLIRITSESLDRGIEKLCIGNRIRDISAAIQKHAEAGGYGVVKDFVGHGIGQRLHEDPQVPNYVSRGQNPRIKEGMVLAIEPMVCLGTWEVDVLEDGWTAVTRDRNIAAHFEHSVAVTANGPEVLTIAA; encoded by the coding sequence ATGATCGTCCTTCGCCGTCAGGAAGAGGTTGAAGTGATTCGTTCGGCCTGTCGGACCGTGGGCGAAATTCTTCAACGTTTACGGGAAGAAGTTCGTCCCGGTATTTCTACAGGAGAGCTCGACCGGCTGGCTGAGGCCTGGACAAAAAAGGCAGGTGCAGAACCGGCCTTCAAAGGTTACACCGTAGGCGGGAAGACGTATCCCTCAACGCTTTGCGTATCCATTAACGAGGAAGTTGTTCACGGTATGCCCAGTGACCAGCGGATTCTGCAGGATGGGGATATTGTCGGACTGGATTTTGGCGTCATTCGTGGGGGTTATTACGGGGATGGCGCAATCACGATCCCGGTCGGGAAGGTGACGAGCGAGGCGGATGATTTGATCCGTATCACTTCTGAATCTCTGGATCGGGGCATTGAAAAACTCTGTATTGGAAACCGTATTCGCGATATTTCCGCAGCGATTCAGAAGCACGCGGAAGCCGGCGGTTACGGTGTAGTGAAGGATTTTGTGGGACACGGCATCGGCCAACGGCTGCATGAAGATCCCCAAGTACCGAATTACGTAAGCAGGGGTCAGAACCCGCGAATCAAGGAAGGCATGGTGCTCGCAATCGAGCCAATGGTCTGCCTGGGGACGTGGGAAGTGGATGTGCTCGAGGATGGATGGACCGCAGTGACGCGGGACCGGAACATCGCCGCGCACTTTGAACATTCCGTAGCAGTGACGGCCAATGGGCCTGAAGTGTTGACGATAGCTGCATAA
- a CDS encoding adenylate kinase produces MQLVLLGPPGAGKGTQADLLIQKIVIPHISTGDILRSEASKGSELGLEARSLMDHGKLVPDELMLGIVQARIEQPDCADGFLLDGFPRSKPQAEGLESILRGSAMKFLAACLDVPGDEVVGRLSGRRTCRECGAMFHVDFSPPKIAGICDRCSGELYQRDDDHEEVIQARLEIYRKETEPLLEFYESRAQLVKVDGTGSAPEVAARLFPALSERL; encoded by the coding sequence TTGCAATTGGTACTGCTGGGTCCTCCGGGAGCCGGCAAAGGTACCCAGGCTGATCTTCTGATTCAGAAGATCGTCATTCCTCATATTTCGACGGGGGATATTCTGCGATCCGAGGCTTCCAAAGGTTCCGAGCTGGGCCTCGAGGCACGTAGCCTGATGGACCACGGCAAACTGGTTCCCGATGAGTTGATGTTGGGCATCGTGCAAGCCCGGATCGAGCAACCTGATTGTGCAGACGGTTTCCTGCTGGATGGCTTTCCAAGATCCAAACCGCAGGCCGAGGGCCTCGAGTCGATCCTGCGAGGATCGGCGATGAAATTCCTTGCCGCCTGTCTCGATGTTCCCGGTGACGAAGTTGTGGGGCGTCTTTCCGGTCGCCGTACCTGCCGCGAATGTGGCGCGATGTTCCACGTCGACTTCAGCCCTCCCAAGATCGCCGGTATCTGTGATCGCTGTTCCGGAGAGCTCTACCAGCGCGACGATGATCATGAAGAAGTGATCCAGGCGCGGCTGGAAATCTACCGCAAGGAAACTGAGCCACTTCTCGAATTTTACGAAAGCCGCGCGCAGTTGGTGAAGGTCGACGGTACAGGTTCTGCCCCTGAGGTCGCCGCCAGGCTGTTTCCTGCCTTGAGTGAACGATTATGA
- the secY gene encoding preprotein translocase subunit SecY, with protein sequence MTTGFSNALRVEELKKRLLFTAGMMAVYRIGVAIPTPGIDGAAMQSFFQAAANDVFGLVNLFSGGALERFSIFALGIMPYISASIIIQLLTVVVPTLENLKKEGEAGRRKITQYTRYGTVVLALIQSMFISVGLEQIQTPGGGGVVFEPGWSFRLMSMVTLTAGTAFIMWLGEQVTERGIGNGISLVIFAGIVSSLPSAATSTFQFMNEGELSLFTVIGLLLFMILTVGAIIYMERGQRRIPVQYAKRVVGRRQYGGQSSHLPLKINTAGVIPPIFASSLLIFPGTIASFVEHPIAGQVADALQPGSWIYNIVYVGLIVFFCYFYTAVTFDPVEVADNMKKVGGYIPGIRPGSKTAEFIDRILTRITLGGAIYISAVCVLPTVLIQQFNVPFFFGGTALLIVVGVALDTVGQMETHLLTRNYDGFMKGGRIRGRRG encoded by the coding sequence GTGACTACCGGGTTCTCCAATGCGCTGCGTGTTGAGGAGCTGAAGAAACGCCTTCTCTTCACAGCGGGGATGATGGCTGTCTACCGCATCGGTGTGGCCATCCCGACGCCGGGAATTGACGGTGCGGCGATGCAGTCGTTTTTTCAAGCGGCTGCCAATGATGTCTTCGGATTGGTGAACCTGTTTTCGGGTGGTGCTCTGGAGAGATTCTCCATTTTTGCGCTGGGAATCATGCCCTACATCAGCGCCTCCATCATTATCCAATTGCTTACCGTAGTCGTGCCGACTCTTGAGAATCTCAAGAAAGAGGGCGAGGCCGGGCGCCGCAAGATCACGCAATATACGCGTTATGGCACGGTCGTTCTGGCGCTGATCCAATCGATGTTTATCAGTGTCGGTCTGGAGCAGATCCAGACACCTGGTGGTGGAGGGGTTGTTTTCGAACCCGGTTGGTCCTTCCGCCTCATGAGCATGGTCACTTTGACCGCGGGCACAGCCTTTATCATGTGGCTTGGCGAGCAGGTGACCGAGCGCGGTATCGGAAACGGGATCTCGCTTGTGATCTTCGCCGGCATCGTATCCTCCTTGCCGTCCGCTGCGACTTCCACCTTCCAATTCATGAATGAGGGCGAGCTCAGCCTGTTCACGGTAATCGGCCTGCTTCTTTTCATGATTCTGACCGTTGGCGCCATCATTTATATGGAACGAGGCCAGCGACGGATTCCCGTTCAATACGCCAAGCGCGTCGTGGGTCGACGTCAGTATGGCGGCCAATCCTCTCATTTGCCTCTGAAGATCAACACAGCAGGCGTGATTCCCCCGATTTTTGCCTCATCATTGCTGATTTTCCCGGGGACCATCGCGAGCTTTGTGGAGCACCCGATTGCCGGTCAGGTCGCTGATGCGCTGCAACCCGGAAGCTGGATCTACAATATCGTTTACGTCGGATTGATCGTTTTTTTCTGCTACTTCTACACAGCGGTGACCTTCGACCCTGTCGAGGTGGCGGACAATATGAAGAAGGTCGGCGGCTACATTCCCGGCATTCGTCCAGGGTCCAAGACGGCCGAGTTCATCGATCGGATTCTCACACGAATCACGCTGGGCGGTGCTATCTACATATCCGCTGTCTGTGTCTTGCCGACGGTGCTGATTCAGCAGTTCAATGTACCATTCTTCTTTGGAGGAACCGCCCTGCTCATTGTCGTTGGCGTGGCGCTGGACACGGTTGGGCAGATGGAAACCCATCTATTGACGCGCAACTATGATGGCTTCATGAAGGGCGGACGTATCCGCGGGCGGCGCGGCTAG
- the rplO gene encoding 50S ribosomal protein L15, with the protein MDLSNLRPSAGSSKNRKRVGRGQGSGLGKTAGRGHKGSKSRAGGSTKVGYEGGQMPLHRRLPKRGFYNPFRTEYEVVNLSGLTAFEAGSVVDPAALRAAGLVRNTNMPVKILAKGSIDRKLTVKAQGFSGAARKAIEAQGGEVEVLA; encoded by the coding sequence ATGGATCTCTCAAATTTAAGACCCTCCGCGGGTTCCTCCAAGAATCGCAAACGCGTTGGTCGTGGCCAGGGCTCCGGCTTGGGCAAGACGGCTGGCCGTGGTCACAAGGGCAGCAAATCTCGCGCGGGTGGCAGCACGAAAGTGGGCTACGAAGGCGGACAGATGCCGCTGCATCGTCGCTTGCCCAAGCGTGGTTTCTACAACCCCTTTCGCACCGAATACGAAGTCGTGAACCTCTCCGGCCTTACCGCTTTCGAGGCGGGCAGTGTCGTGGATCCGGCAGCCCTGCGTGCCGCAGGACTGGTCCGGAATACGAATATGCCGGTGAAGATTCTGGCCAAGGGATCAATTGATCGCAAGCTCACCGTGAAGGCTCAAGGCTTCAGCGGCGCAGCCCGGAAAGCGATCGAGGCTCAGGGTGGCGAGGTCGAGGTTCTAGCGTGA
- the rpmD gene encoding 50S ribosomal protein L30: protein MNQDDESADRSWKVTLSGSEIGGTQSQRATLRGLGLRKRGSSAVVKDSQPARGRIRTVAHLVAVEEV, encoded by the coding sequence ATGAACCAGGACGACGAGTCTGCCGATCGGAGCTGGAAGGTCACTCTGAGCGGTAGCGAGATTGGCGGGACGCAGAGCCAGAGAGCAACTTTGCGTGGGCTCGGGCTGCGCAAGCGCGGCTCGTCCGCAGTTGTCAAAGATTCGCAGCCAGCTCGTGGCCGCATTCGCACGGTGGCCCATTTGGTCGCGGTGGAGGAAGTCTGA
- the rpsE gene encoding 30S ribosomal protein S5 has product MQVGVSDRIDPEGLDLKEKVVHINRVAKVVKGGRRFRFGALVVVGDGAGHVGFGVGKAKEVPEAIRKGIDRAKKSLIKVPLREGTIPFGIVGRYGAGKVMMRPAGPGTGVIAGGGVRAVVEAAGVQDVLTKCIGSNNPHNMVRATVEAFVNLRSPEEVAEARGKQLAELDIA; this is encoded by the coding sequence GTGCAGGTTGGCGTTAGCGATCGTATCGACCCCGAGGGGCTCGATCTCAAAGAAAAAGTTGTTCACATTAACCGCGTGGCCAAGGTCGTGAAGGGTGGCCGTCGATTCCGTTTCGGCGCCCTCGTTGTGGTCGGTGACGGAGCCGGGCATGTCGGCTTTGGTGTGGGCAAGGCAAAGGAAGTTCCTGAAGCGATTCGCAAGGGGATTGACCGGGCCAAGAAATCTCTCATCAAAGTTCCTCTGCGTGAAGGCACGATTCCTTTCGGAATCGTCGGCCGTTACGGCGCGGGGAAGGTGATGATGCGTCCCGCGGGACCAGGTACCGGCGTCATCGCTGGCGGCGGCGTCCGTGCGGTTGTGGAAGCAGCCGGCGTTCAGGATGTTCTGACCAAATGTATCGGGTCGAACAATCCGCACAATATGGTTCGCGCGACCGTCGAGGCTTTCGTGAACCTGCGGTCTCCCGAGGAAGTGGCTGAGGCTCGTGGCAAGCAGCTCGCTGAGCTCGATATCGCCTGA
- the rplR gene encoding 50S ribosomal protein L18, whose protein sequence is MLKGISRPRRLLRKARVRKKVQGTEARPRLTVFRSSNHIYAQVISDDPMSRTLAAASTLSPELKDKLSFAGNRDAAREVGSLVAKKALDAGIKKVVFDRNGFLYHGRVRMLAEAAREAGLEF, encoded by the coding sequence ATGTTAAAGGGAATCAGTAGACCCCGTCGTCTTCTCCGGAAGGCGCGTGTTCGCAAGAAAGTACAGGGGACGGAGGCCAGACCCAGGCTCACCGTCTTCCGTAGTTCCAATCATATCTATGCGCAGGTGATCTCGGACGATCCCATGAGTCGCACCTTGGCGGCAGCTTCCACGCTCTCGCCAGAGCTGAAAGACAAGCTTTCTTTCGCCGGAAACCGGGATGCGGCTCGTGAAGTCGGATCTCTGGTTGCCAAGAAAGCTCTCGATGCGGGAATCAAGAAGGTCGTTTTCGACCGAAACGGATTCCTCTACCATGGACGCGTTCGTATGCTGGCGGAAGCCGCACGCGAAGCTGGCCTCGAATTTTGA
- the rplF gene encoding 50S ribosomal protein L6 yields the protein MSRVGRLPISVPDGVTVSIGDGSVGVKGSRGESAIAIPEQLTVEQADGKVVVKRQGDSRQERSLHGLLRVLIANAVTGVSQGFTRVLEINGVGFRAELKGDTILFNLGFSHPILFQLPDGVKAKIDKQTLITLDGPDRQVLGQTAAQIRELRPPEPYKGKGIKYAEERVRRKAGKAGAAA from the coding sequence ATGTCTAGGGTGGGTAGACTTCCCATAAGCGTACCAGACGGAGTGACTGTTTCGATCGGAGACGGTTCTGTCGGTGTAAAAGGCTCCCGAGGGGAGTCCGCAATCGCAATTCCGGAACAGCTGACCGTGGAGCAGGCGGACGGCAAGGTTGTTGTAAAGCGTCAGGGCGACAGCCGTCAGGAACGCTCGTTACACGGCTTGCTGCGAGTTCTCATCGCGAATGCCGTGACCGGTGTCAGTCAGGGATTTACCCGGGTTCTGGAGATCAACGGAGTTGGTTTCCGCGCCGAACTGAAGGGGGATACCATCCTCTTCAATCTCGGTTTCTCGCACCCGATCCTGTTCCAGTTGCCCGATGGCGTAAAGGCGAAGATCGACAAGCAGACGTTGATCACGCTCGATGGACCTGATCGTCAGGTTCTGGGCCAGACCGCGGCGCAAATTCGTGAACTTCGTCCGCCGGAGCCCTACAAGGGCAAGGGTATCAAGTACGCAGAAGAACGCGTGCGTCGCAAAGCCGGTAAGGCCGGCGCAGCAGCCTAA
- the rpsH gene encoding 30S ribosomal protein S8, whose amino-acid sequence MLTDPIADLLTRIRNACQARKERVDIPYSRIKENLSKVLVREGYLKDVTTVGEGVQRQIRLGLVYGADRKPVITGLERRSKPSLRVYVGAADAPRVRGGLGVSILSTPQGLITDREARARKVGGEVLCAVW is encoded by the coding sequence ATGCTTACAGATCCGATAGCAGATTTACTGACACGCATTCGTAATGCATGTCAGGCTCGTAAGGAAAGAGTGGATATCCCTTACTCCCGCATCAAGGAGAATTTGTCCAAAGTGCTGGTGCGAGAAGGGTATCTCAAGGACGTGACGACCGTTGGCGAGGGCGTGCAGCGCCAGATTCGTCTGGGCTTGGTTTACGGTGCCGATCGCAAGCCGGTAATCACGGGACTCGAAAGGCGCAGCAAGCCAAGTCTGCGGGTATACGTTGGCGCAGCAGATGCACCGCGCGTACGCGGCGGCCTGGGTGTCAGTATTTTGTCAACGCCTCAGGGCTTGATCACCGACCGGGAAGCGCGTGCGCGCAAGGTCGGTGGCGAGGTGCTTTGCGCCGTCTGGTAG
- a CDS encoding type Z 30S ribosomal protein S14, with the protein MAKTSMRIKAARTPKFAVRSYNRCLSCGRPRGVYRKFKLCRICLRQLALRGEIPGMTKASW; encoded by the coding sequence ATGGCCAAGACCTCGATGCGAATCAAAGCGGCTCGAACTCCAAAGTTCGCGGTACGCAGTTATAATCGCTGCCTGTCCTGCGGGAGACCCCGCGGTGTTTACAGGAAATTCAAACTTTGCAGGATCTGCCTGCGCCAATTGGCGCTGCGCGGCGAGATTCCGGGCATGACCAAGGCGAGCTGGTAG